A single Methanolobus sp. ZRKC5 DNA region contains:
- a CDS encoding glycosyltransferase family A protein: MDQNCSPKISICIPTLNRMDYLKVAIKSCLSQTYHNFEIVISDNNSDDSTEQMVSSFSDSRIKYVKHGQRVPLVANLNRCIEQASGDFLTFLCDDDYLDKQYLEELSNLLYLNPTAELAQCGCKYVDAAGVTKEVYEDVPPQRNSVDLLYNIVEMHNSVGLVRNLCRREIFVKVGGFVDLGIPTGFYSDTVSFTKVALEGKIVVGTKLPLYNFRWHDKNASEAIVGELEDYLSPVPQFRSLLTDLLLKHQCQIEKSKLDEWEMNLYAAWVLLDIKPRRSNISMWKRTKKLPAYFYLINKYMVRSKYSQFLKYTISKLM, encoded by the coding sequence ATGGATCAGAATTGCTCACCCAAAATATCAATTTGTATTCCAACATTAAATCGTATGGATTATCTTAAAGTTGCAATTAAATCTTGCTTATCACAAACATATCACAATTTTGAAATAGTGATTTCAGATAATAACTCTGATGATAGTACAGAACAGATGGTTAGTTCGTTTTCCGACAGCCGTATTAAGTATGTAAAACATGGCCAACGTGTACCACTGGTTGCAAACTTGAATAGATGCATCGAGCAAGCATCCGGTGATTTCCTAACTTTTTTGTGTGATGATGATTATTTAGATAAACAATATCTTGAGGAGCTATCTAACTTGTTATATCTAAATCCTACAGCTGAATTAGCCCAATGTGGGTGCAAATATGTAGATGCTGCCGGGGTTACCAAAGAAGTATATGAAGACGTCCCTCCTCAAAGAAACAGTGTGGACCTGTTATATAATATCGTAGAAATGCACAATTCTGTAGGGCTTGTTAGAAATTTATGCCGTAGAGAGATATTTGTAAAAGTGGGTGGGTTTGTTGATCTTGGAATACCAACTGGTTTTTATTCCGATACTGTTTCTTTTACAAAAGTAGCACTTGAAGGAAAAATTGTAGTTGGCACTAAACTGCCTCTATATAACTTTCGATGGCATGATAAAAATGCTTCTGAAGCAATCGTAGGAGAATTGGAGGATTATCTATCACCTGTACCACAATTCAGATCTTTGTTAACTGATTTATTATTAAAACACCAATGTCAAATTGAAAAGTCAAAATTAGATGAATGGGAAATGAATTTGTATGCAGCTTGGGTACTACTCGACATAAAACCTCGCAGATCGAACATTTCCATGTGGAAACGTACCAAAAAACTACCAGCCTATTTTTACCTTATTAATAAATATATGGTACGCTCAAAGTATAGTCAGTTCTTGAAGTATACCATAAGCAAATTGATGTAA
- a CDS encoding acylneuraminate cytidylyltransferase family protein — protein sequence MRNDYSITALLPMKGHSERVPSKNTRTFGKDPLFFHILRSLESADQVSQILVDTDSHKIMSLIEENFPDVLILERPDYLLGDKVPMTSIIDHDLKHVKTSHFLQTHATNPLLKSGTIDNAIKSYFEGLKNGFDSVMGVTKYQTRFYDHNKNPVNHDPNIMLPSQDMIPLYEDNSNFYIISIENFMNDKKRVGKNPLFVDIPKIESIDIDEPEDFVIAEAVYNFLTNERKQ from the coding sequence ATGCGTAATGATTACTCTATAACTGCACTGCTGCCGATGAAAGGGCATAGTGAACGTGTGCCATCTAAGAATACAAGGACTTTTGGGAAAGACCCTCTATTTTTCCACATACTGAGAAGCCTGGAGTCTGCGGATCAGGTAAGTCAGATTCTTGTGGACACTGACAGCCATAAAATTATGTCTTTAATAGAAGAAAACTTTCCTGATGTACTTATACTTGAACGTCCTGATTATTTATTGGGTGACAAAGTACCAATGACTTCTATAATTGATCATGACCTTAAACATGTCAAAACCAGCCATTTTTTGCAAACACATGCGACTAATCCACTTCTTAAGTCAGGTACCATAGATAATGCAATAAAGTCCTATTTTGAAGGATTGAAAAATGGTTTTGATTCAGTTATGGGTGTGACAAAATATCAAACACGGTTCTACGACCACAATAAAAATCCTGTTAATCATGATCCCAATATTATGCTTCCTTCACAGGATATGATTCCTTTATACGAGGATAATTCTAATTTTTATATAATTTCAATTGAGAATTTTATGAATGATAAAAAACGTGTTGGGAAAAACCCTCTTTTTGTAGATATTCCGAAAATTGAAAGTATAGACATCGATGAGCCTGAAGATTTTGTTATTGCCGAGGCTGTATACAATTTTCTCACAAATGAAAGGAAACAATAA
- a CDS encoding radical SAM protein — MTNYNKDDFRILFVYPNVMLQNMMPINLSLLSACLKEAGFNNVKLFDTTLYRTQEKSGDEIRAEFLQLRKWNMDEVGIQIKETDVYDDFEKVIDSYKPHLIAVTMTEVTYEIALRLLEKIKDLKIPTFAGGAYPSFSPEDVLANDCIDMVCVGEGEKSMVELCEKLSQGKDISDIPNIWLKSEKGIVKNKMRELVNLDELPFLDFTIYEEQRFYRPNRGKLFKTLPIEISRGCPYNCTFCCASSYRKMYDNNYLRFKDVSIVFDELKHQKEKYGLEFVYFTSESFLSMPEKKLREFMEKYKEIDLPFFFQTRPESITYDRLKILEGFDFRLSIGIESGNEKIRREVLNRKVSNETIKKATGILNDLDIKYGTNNMIGIPGETRDDIFDTINLNRECEAKDLNIFIFTPFRGTKLHTVCVEEGYIPADHITQEHSMMSSLKMPHISSEDLHGLLRTFPLYVKMPKDKWPLIKKAEKFDDEGNRIYEELSDVYREHYM; from the coding sequence ATGACAAATTACAATAAAGATGATTTTCGGATACTTTTTGTATATCCAAATGTGATGCTGCAGAACATGATGCCAATAAATCTATCACTTCTGTCAGCCTGCCTGAAAGAAGCAGGATTTAATAATGTGAAATTATTCGATACCACTCTTTATAGGACTCAGGAAAAAAGCGGTGACGAGATAAGAGCAGAATTCTTGCAATTACGTAAATGGAATATGGATGAAGTAGGAATACAAATCAAAGAGACAGATGTTTATGATGATTTTGAAAAAGTTATCGACAGCTACAAACCCCACCTTATTGCTGTCACAATGACCGAAGTAACATACGAAATTGCTTTAAGACTGTTGGAAAAAATAAAAGATTTAAAGATACCAACGTTTGCTGGAGGAGCATACCCTTCCTTTTCTCCAGAAGATGTACTTGCCAATGACTGCATAGATATGGTTTGTGTAGGTGAAGGCGAAAAATCAATGGTAGAATTATGCGAGAAATTATCTCAGGGAAAAGACATCTCAGATATTCCGAATATATGGTTGAAGTCTGAAAAAGGAATAGTAAAGAACAAAATGAGAGAACTGGTAAATCTTGATGAACTACCATTCCTAGATTTTACCATATATGAAGAACAAAGATTCTACAGACCTAACCGTGGAAAACTCTTCAAAACACTCCCTATTGAGATTAGCAGAGGTTGTCCCTATAACTGCACATTTTGTTGTGCATCATCATACAGAAAAATGTATGACAACAACTATCTAAGATTTAAGGATGTATCAATAGTATTTGATGAGCTGAAACATCAAAAAGAGAAGTATGGTCTTGAATTTGTCTACTTTACATCTGAATCTTTTCTTTCAATGCCGGAAAAAAAACTGAGAGAGTTTATGGAAAAATACAAGGAAATAGATCTCCCATTTTTCTTCCAGACAAGGCCAGAATCGATTACTTATGATAGACTGAAAATACTGGAAGGTTTTGATTTCCGTTTAAGTATAGGAATTGAAAGTGGAAACGAAAAAATACGTCGTGAAGTACTTAACAGAAAAGTGTCAAATGAAACTATCAAAAAAGCCACAGGTATTTTGAATGACTTGGACATCAAATACGGTACAAATAACATGATTGGAATCCCCGGAGAAACAAGGGATGATATATTTGACACAATCAATCTGAACAGGGAATGTGAAGCAAAGGATTTGAATATTTTTATTTTCACCCCGTTTAGAGGAACAAAACTACACACTGTATGTGTTGAAGAAGGCTATATTCCAGCAGACCACATCACACAAGAACATTCAATGATGTCCTCTTTAAAAATGCCACACATTAGCAGTGAAGATCTACATGGATTGTTGAGAACTTTCCCACTATATGTTAAAATGCCAAAGGATAAGTGGCCATTAATCAAAAAAGCAGAAAAGTTTGATGATGAAGGAAACCGCATATACGAAGAGTTATCAGACGTGTACAGAGAACATTATATGTAA
- a CDS encoding aldolase/citrate lyase family protein: MMATKTDSNMSLKQKLQTNTLTIGSWITLGHPAIAEIMAQSGFDWLTVDMEHSAITLTEAQQLIQVIELSGCVPLVRVGSNDPNLIKRVMDAGSHGVIVPMVNSAKDAEAAVKAVKYPPVGTRGVGLARAQGYGVDFENYKEWVEKESIVIVQIEHIDAVNNIEEILLTEGVDGFIIGPYDLSGSLGMPGDFNEPEVCEALEIVKKAAKKINIISGFHVVPPEPSQLKDKIGEGYRFLAYSLDSLFLAETCRSDLEKIRN; encoded by the coding sequence ATGATGGCTACTAAAACAGATAGTAATATGAGTTTGAAGCAAAAATTACAGACCAATACTTTGACAATAGGTTCCTGGATTACACTTGGTCATCCTGCTATTGCTGAGATTATGGCTCAAAGTGGATTTGATTGGCTGACAGTTGATATGGAACATAGTGCTATCACGTTAACTGAGGCACAGCAACTAATTCAGGTAATTGAATTGTCTGGGTGTGTGCCTCTTGTCCGAGTAGGAAGTAATGATCCAAATCTCATTAAACGTGTTATGGACGCCGGTTCACATGGTGTTATTGTACCAATGGTGAATTCTGCGAAAGATGCTGAAGCGGCTGTGAAAGCAGTAAAATATCCACCTGTGGGTACACGCGGCGTTGGTCTTGCAAGGGCACAGGGATATGGAGTGGATTTTGAGAACTATAAGGAATGGGTTGAAAAAGAAAGTATTGTGATAGTTCAGATAGAGCACATAGATGCTGTGAATAATATCGAGGAAATTCTGCTAACAGAAGGTGTTGATGGTTTTATCATTGGACCCTATGATCTGTCTGGATCTCTGGGAATGCCAGGAGATTTTAACGAACCAGAGGTTTGTGAAGCACTTGAAATTGTCAAAAAAGCAGCTAAGAAAATTAACATAATATCTGGTTTTCATGTGGTTCCACCAGAACCCAGTCAACTAAAAGATAAGATTGGCGAAGGTTATCGCTTTTTAGCTTACAGTCTTGATTCATTGTTCCTAGCTGAAACATGTCGAAGTGACCTGGAAAAAATAAGAAATTAA
- a CDS encoding NAD(P)-dependent oxidoreductase, which produces MIKKALVTGGNGFLGHHIARELSNRGIETIVYDINQSSLVDEMSKTESISFVKGNILDSKKLEAAMKGCDVIFHTAAIANLEDALQHPVETMEVNVMGTAICLEAARKQKIDRFIFASSVYVGGNWGSFYRISKQTGESLCKTYSHEFDLNFSIIRYGSLYGREANNWNFLYGVLKNLLLNKEYTYYGSPDSLREYIHIADAARETVNIAINDNFKNKAALITGHQRMSHKEFFNMIQEILGRDIKIIFENKDKNSHYKITPYSFEPDIPLRVNLSTYIDINEGILDCLKEVQMEIENNDGY; this is translated from the coding sequence ATGATAAAAAAAGCACTTGTCACGGGTGGAAATGGTTTTTTGGGGCATCACATTGCCAGAGAACTATCGAATAGGGGAATCGAAACAATCGTTTACGATATTAATCAATCTTCTCTGGTTGATGAAATGAGCAAAACCGAATCAATTTCATTTGTTAAAGGCAATATCCTTGATAGTAAAAAATTGGAAGCTGCTATGAAAGGATGTGATGTTATTTTTCATACAGCTGCCATTGCAAATCTGGAGGATGCATTACAACATCCTGTTGAAACAATGGAAGTAAATGTGATGGGTACTGCAATTTGCCTTGAAGCAGCAAGAAAGCAAAAAATAGATCGTTTTATTTTTGCAAGTTCTGTTTATGTGGGGGGTAACTGGGGATCATTCTATAGGATATCAAAACAAACAGGTGAATCTCTTTGCAAGACATATTCCCATGAGTTTGATCTTAATTTTAGTATTATCAGGTATGGGAGTTTGTATGGAAGAGAAGCAAATAACTGGAATTTCCTGTATGGTGTCCTAAAAAATTTGTTATTGAACAAAGAGTATACTTATTATGGTTCTCCTGATTCTTTACGTGAATATATTCACATAGCCGATGCAGCCCGCGAAACAGTGAACATTGCCATAAATGATAATTTTAAGAATAAGGCAGCATTAATTACTGGTCACCAGCGAATGTCACATAAGGAATTCTTCAATATGATACAGGAGATTCTTGGTCGTGACATCAAAATTATATTTGAAAACAAAGACAAGAACAGTCATTACAAAATAACTCCTTATTCTTTTGAGCCAGATATTCCTCTCAGGGTTAATTTGTCAACGTATATCGATATTAATGAAGGGATACTCGATTGTCTGAAAGAGGTACAGATGGAGATTGAAAATAATGATGGCTACTAA
- a CDS encoding NAD(P)-dependent oxidoreductase — translation MTAKVAITIRSFSSTELLSSSLNDIGETTYINTSGVRLTEDELCNILAKIHGVVAGTEKFTRRVFESSPYLRVISRVGVGVDNIDHEAAREHGITILNTPNSPSLAVAEHTLALTFAAIKRITIYNENMRKNDFSIESCLLLSGRAVGIVGLGRVGRKVADMFDALGCRIYYYDPFLPDDFSTKWICMSSLNNLLQCVDIVTLHAPPLSDETPLMGSKEFSNCKKGTIIINTSRGSLIDERALSKAIDEGVVWGAGLDVFPVEPYSGNLLAYSQIVSTPHVASNTIESRQEMEKEAINNLINALREL, via the coding sequence TTGACTGCAAAAGTAGCAATAACAATTCGTTCTTTTTCTTCAACTGAATTGCTATCCTCGTCTTTAAATGATATAGGGGAAACAACATACATAAATACTTCAGGGGTCAGACTCACTGAAGATGAATTATGTAATATACTTGCAAAAATTCATGGAGTAGTTGCAGGGACTGAAAAATTTACCAGACGTGTATTTGAATCCTCGCCATATTTGCGTGTAATTTCCCGTGTAGGTGTTGGGGTTGATAATATTGATCATGAGGCTGCTAGGGAACATGGTATTACTATCTTAAATACCCCAAATTCGCCATCATTGGCTGTTGCAGAACATACTCTAGCATTAACTTTTGCAGCTATTAAACGAATAACAATCTACAATGAGAATATGAGGAAAAATGATTTTTCCATCGAATCCTGCTTGTTGCTCTCTGGTCGTGCTGTTGGTATTGTTGGTCTTGGTAGAGTAGGCAGGAAAGTTGCTGATATGTTTGATGCGTTGGGTTGCAGGATTTATTATTATGATCCTTTCCTACCAGATGATTTTAGCACAAAGTGGATTTGCATGTCTTCATTAAACAATCTCCTCCAGTGTGTTGATATTGTAACCTTGCACGCTCCTCCTCTTTCAGATGAAACCCCTCTTATGGGTAGCAAGGAATTTAGTAATTGCAAGAAAGGCACAATTATTATTAATACATCACGTGGTTCTCTTATAGATGAGAGAGCTCTTTCAAAGGCAATAGATGAAGGAGTAGTATGGGGCGCAGGGTTAGATGTATTTCCTGTGGAACCATACTCTGGGAATTTACTTGCTTATTCACAAATAGTCTCAACTCCGCATGTTGCATCCAATACGATAGAATCAAGGCAAGAAATGGAAAAAGAAGCAATTAATAATTTAATCAATGCATTGAGGGAACTATGA
- the pseB gene encoding UDP-N-acetylglucosamine 4,6-dehydratase (inverting) yields MQNKIDESLFDGKNILLTGGTGSFGKKFTEIILREFNPNSLRIYSRGEFNQYQMKQEFSDKRLRFLIGDVRDRERLYRAMNGIDIVVHAAALKQVPACEYNPIEAVKTNIDGSVNVIDAAIDNSVENVMAISTDKAVHPVNLYGATKMVAEKMFVQGNTYTGKGKTKFSCVRYGNVIGSRGSVIPLFNEQKKEGVLTITDDRMTRFWLTLDQGVNFVLNSIQRMRGGEIFIPKIASMKITDLAGAIAPEAKKKFTGIRPGEKLHEIMITEDESRHAKEFDDYFVIEPEYPFWKKETTSSGRKLPDNYRYSSENNDKWLTTDELKQML; encoded by the coding sequence ATGCAGAATAAAATTGATGAATCTTTATTTGATGGAAAAAATATCCTTCTCACAGGTGGAACAGGTTCTTTTGGTAAAAAATTTACCGAAATAATTCTACGTGAATTTAACCCAAATAGCTTGAGAATATATTCCAGAGGAGAATTTAATCAATATCAAATGAAACAAGAATTTAGTGATAAACGTCTCAGGTTCCTGATTGGCGACGTTCGGGACAGGGAAAGGCTATATCGTGCAATGAATGGGATAGACATCGTTGTCCATGCAGCAGCACTAAAACAAGTTCCTGCCTGCGAATACAACCCAATAGAAGCAGTGAAGACCAATATTGACGGCTCTGTCAATGTAATTGATGCGGCCATTGATAATTCCGTTGAAAATGTAATGGCTATTAGCACAGACAAAGCCGTTCATCCTGTGAATCTTTACGGAGCGACAAAAATGGTTGCTGAAAAAATGTTCGTTCAGGGTAACACCTATACCGGAAAAGGGAAAACAAAGTTTAGCTGTGTAAGATATGGAAATGTAATTGGTAGCCGTGGAAGCGTAATACCATTGTTCAATGAACAGAAAAAAGAAGGTGTTCTGACAATTACCGATGACAGAATGACACGTTTCTGGCTAACTCTTGATCAGGGTGTTAATTTTGTACTAAATTCGATACAAAGAATGCGAGGGGGAGAAATTTTTATCCCAAAAATAGCCAGTATGAAAATAACAGATCTGGCAGGTGCAATTGCTCCTGAAGCAAAAAAGAAATTCACCGGTATCAGACCAGGGGAAAAACTGCACGAAATTATGATTACTGAGGATGAATCAAGACATGCAAAAGAGTTTGATGATTACTTTGTAATTGAACCTGAGTATCCATTCTGGAAAAAGGAAACTACTTCTTCAGGTAGGAAGCTCCCCGATAACTACAGATACTCCAGTGAGAACAATGACAAATGGCTCACAACTGATGAACTAAAGCAAATGTTATAA
- a CDS encoding WxcM-like domain-containing protein, with product MNYEDEPFNCVHTYVVSIKPMKTRANHYHKNKEEWIALATGKIKLCLKDVDSDEYEEIILDSESSNYEVIYIPQYVAHAVKNISTCEASIIVFSKNPEEKEDTIPYEVGL from the coding sequence ATGAACTACGAAGACGAGCCATTCAACTGCGTGCATACCTATGTGGTATCTATCAAACCCATGAAGACCAGAGCCAATCATTATCATAAAAACAAGGAAGAATGGATAGCATTGGCTACAGGAAAGATCAAGTTGTGTTTAAAGGATGTGGATTCCGATGAATATGAAGAAATTATTTTGGATTCGGAATCAAGTAACTATGAAGTAATCTACATCCCACAATATGTGGCTCATGCGGTTAAAAACATTTCAACTTGTGAAGCAAGCATAATAGTGTTCAGTAAAAATCCCGAGGAAAAAGAGGATACAATTCCATATGAGGTTGGATTATGA
- the pseC gene encoding UDP-4-amino-4,6-dideoxy-N-acetyl-beta-L-altrosamine transaminase, translating into MIPYGHQTIDDEDIEEVVKVLKSDWLTTGPKVSEFERAICDYIGCNYAIAVNSGTSALDIAVASLDLPEGSEVITTPFTFAATSNALLYNGLKPIFADIDRETRNIDLKDIGRKITSRTKAIIYVDYAGHPCDIEEIQNIANENDLYLIEDACHSFGASYHGKKVGNFADITVFSFHPVKPITTGEGGAVVTNDPELAQKARMLHSHGIDKDAISRYGPNAGWAYDMKMLGRNYRMTDIQAALGISQLKKIDRFIEKRNDIASYYEELLQDTNLLSLPTVKEGIKHGWHIYTVLLDATVNRDELFKYLRTEKNIGTNVHYIPVYRHTYYQDTFGFQQKDYPVTEDIFKRIITLPLYPGMEKKDVEYVASSISDFLKDKK; encoded by the coding sequence ATGATTCCTTATGGACACCAAACTATAGATGACGAAGATATAGAAGAAGTAGTAAAGGTTTTGAAAAGTGATTGGTTAACGACAGGTCCAAAGGTATCAGAATTTGAGAGGGCTATTTGTGACTATATTGGATGCAACTATGCCATAGCTGTAAACAGCGGTACCAGTGCACTTGACATCGCAGTAGCATCACTTGATCTACCTGAAGGTTCAGAGGTTATTACCACTCCATTCACATTTGCTGCCACCAGCAATGCACTTCTTTACAATGGCCTTAAACCTATTTTTGCAGATATAGACAGAGAGACACGTAACATCGATCTAAAGGACATTGGACGGAAGATCACATCAAGAACAAAGGCAATAATCTATGTAGATTACGCTGGACATCCCTGTGACATAGAAGAGATACAAAACATTGCAAATGAAAATGACCTTTATTTGATCGAAGACGCCTGTCACTCTTTTGGGGCGAGTTATCATGGTAAAAAAGTAGGCAATTTTGCAGATATCACAGTCTTCAGTTTTCATCCGGTCAAACCTATAACTACAGGAGAAGGAGGAGCGGTAGTAACCAATGATCCGGAACTGGCACAAAAAGCAAGAATGCTTCATAGCCATGGAATAGATAAGGATGCAATATCCCGCTACGGACCAAATGCTGGATGGGCATACGATATGAAAATGCTTGGCCGGAATTATCGTATGACAGATATTCAAGCAGCTCTGGGAATATCCCAGCTAAAAAAGATCGACCGTTTTATAGAAAAAAGGAACGATATAGCCTCATATTATGAGGAATTACTTCAAGATACAAATTTATTAAGCCTTCCCACTGTAAAAGAAGGAATAAAACACGGATGGCACATTTATACTGTCTTACTTGATGCAACAGTAAACAGAGATGAACTTTTTAAATATCTGCGGACAGAAAAAAACATTGGGACAAATGTTCATTACATACCTGTTTACAGACATACTTACTACCAAGATACATTTGGTTTTCAACAAAAAGACTATCCTGTAACTGAAGATATTTTTAAGAGAATAATTACATTACCATTATACCCTGGCATGGAAAAGAAAGATGTAGAATACGTTGCATCTTCAATATCGGATTTTCTCAAAGATAAAAAGTAA
- a CDS encoding glycosyltransferase family protein, protein MKIVAIVQARMGSTRLPGKVMRTILDKPIILWDIDRISNSSLIDEIVIAIPYDHGNDIIESAIKQYNEKIIVFRGNENDVLDRYYKAAVQTKADIIIRITSDCPLIDPTIIDKVIEEFQNNKCDYCSNTLKLTYPRGMDTEIFTFNVLEKAWNEAKEDYEREHVTPYIREQPNIFKQCNVSNEEDLSHLRLTLDTAEDFDLIKKIYQHLYPAKKMFLLKDIKELLDKQPDLININKHIMQKTVH, encoded by the coding sequence ATGAAAATTGTGGCAATCGTTCAAGCAAGGATGGGATCCACCCGCCTTCCCGGAAAAGTTATGAGAACTATCCTGGATAAACCTATAATACTGTGGGACATCGATAGAATATCTAACTCCTCATTAATAGATGAGATTGTCATCGCTATACCATATGATCATGGAAACGACATTATTGAAAGCGCGATAAAACAATATAATGAAAAAATCATCGTTTTCAGAGGAAATGAGAATGATGTTCTGGACAGATACTATAAAGCTGCTGTACAGACTAAAGCCGATATAATAATTAGAATCACATCCGATTGCCCATTAATCGACCCCACCATAATAGATAAGGTTATTGAAGAATTTCAGAATAACAAATGTGATTACTGTTCTAACACTTTAAAACTTACATATCCAAGAGGAATGGATACAGAAATTTTTACTTTCAATGTTCTTGAAAAAGCATGGAACGAAGCAAAGGAAGATTATGAAAGAGAACATGTAACGCCATATATAAGAGAACAACCCAATATTTTTAAGCAATGTAATGTATCTAATGAAGAGGATTTGAGTCATTTACGACTTACACTGGACACTGCAGAAGATTTTGACTTGATCAAAAAAATCTACCAACACCTGTACCCTGCAAAAAAAATGTTTTTACTAAAAGATATAAAAGAATTATTAGATAAACAACCGGATTTAATAAATATAAATAAACATATTATGCAAAAAACAGTACATTGA
- a CDS encoding GNAT family N-acetyltransferase encodes MRAKILEADGLYLSNIEFEDLENIKKWRNEQMPILRQWKPLTDKNQDEYWKIIANSNDSILFSIIDDNEKMCGYCGLTNIDYISSRGELSFLLDTDLDRDNDVHDKTLIIVLKMLSKYGFNQLNLNKIYTETYIYREDHVSTLENFGLKKDGILRKHVFKNGEYHDSVIHSILRSEYL; translated from the coding sequence TTGAGAGCTAAAATATTAGAGGCAGATGGTTTATACTTATCAAACATAGAATTTGAGGATCTGGAAAATATTAAAAAATGGCGCAATGAGCAAATGCCCATACTCCGTCAATGGAAACCTCTTACAGACAAGAACCAAGATGAATACTGGAAAATCATTGCCAATAGCAATGATTCAATTCTTTTTTCAATAATTGATGATAATGAAAAAATGTGTGGTTACTGTGGTCTTACCAATATCGACTACATATCATCCAGAGGAGAATTGTCTTTTTTATTAGACACTGATCTTGACCGCGACAATGACGTACACGATAAAACACTGATCATAGTCCTCAAAATGCTCTCAAAATATGGATTCAACCAGCTCAATTTGAATAAAATATATACCGAGACCTACATTTACAGAGAAGACCACGTCAGTACATTGGAAAACTTTGGACTGAAGAAAGATGGTATCCTCAGAAAACATGTTTTCAAGAATGGTGAGTACCATGACAGCGTTATACATTCGATATTAAGGTCTGAATATTTATAA
- a CDS encoding NAD(P)-dependent oxidoreductase: MLFKNKRVLVTGGAGVIGKELIDMLRKQEAIIRCVDFQEKPSELSDIEYFQMDLSKPDNQFLFRFEPEYVFHLAADFERTEERKDFWESNYKNNILASHNLIDQIIKCPSLKKVIFASSYLIYDEKQYNNIEEQNLLNESSTINPRNTVGVAKLQTEADLEFLSRNNEYPFDCVSARIFRVYGKGSRDVISRWVRAILQKEDITLFNENNRFDYIFARDVAAGLLKLGENDTAKGIYNLGTGVSSRVKDVVIVLKNNLGNFDIKTIESREELFESSCADISKLRNELSWSPEYDLESGIKEIITHEKKRNH, translated from the coding sequence ATGCTTTTCAAGAACAAAAGAGTATTAGTGACCGGTGGAGCAGGAGTAATTGGAAAAGAACTTATTGACATGCTTAGAAAGCAGGAAGCCATAATAAGATGTGTGGATTTCCAAGAAAAGCCTTCTGAACTGAGTGATATAGAATATTTCCAGATGGATCTTTCAAAACCTGATAACCAGTTCCTTTTTCGCTTTGAACCGGAATACGTTTTTCATTTAGCTGCTGATTTTGAAAGAACTGAAGAAAGAAAGGATTTTTGGGAATCAAATTATAAGAATAATATCCTTGCATCCCATAATCTGATTGACCAAATCATCAAATGTCCCTCCCTTAAGAAAGTGATCTTTGCATCCAGTTATCTGATCTACGACGAAAAGCAGTATAACAACATCGAAGAACAAAACCTTTTGAATGAAAGTTCTACCATAAACCCCAGGAACACGGTTGGTGTGGCAAAGCTCCAGACCGAGGCAGATCTGGAATTCCTTAGTAGGAATAATGAATATCCCTTCGATTGCGTATCTGCAAGGATATTCAGAGTATATGGAAAGGGATCACGTGATGTAATTTCCAGATGGGTCCGGGCCATACTTCAGAAAGAAGATATTACATTGTTTAATGAAAACAACCGTTTTGACTACATATTTGCAAGGGATGTGGCTGCAGGACTGTTAAAATTAGGTGAGAATGATACTGCAAAAGGTATCTACAATCTTGGAACGGGGGTATCCTCAAGAGTAAAAGACGTTGTTATAGTTCTGAAAAATAACCTAGGGAATTTCGATATCAAGACAATAGAATCCAGAGAAGAATTATTTGAATCCAGTTGTGCGGACATCAGTAAACTGAGAAATGAACTTTCCTGGTCCCCAGAATATGATCTCGAATCTGGTATAAAAGAAATAATCACTCATGAAAAGAAAAGGAATCACTGA